Proteins encoded in a region of the Synechococcus sp. BIOS-U3-1 genome:
- the purH gene encoding bifunctional phosphoribosylaminoimidazolecarboxamide formyltransferase/IMP cyclohydrolase yields the protein MAPIALLSVSDKRGLVPLAEALHHRFGYQLLSSGGTAKVLKEAGLPVTPVADHTGAPEILGGRVKTLHPRIHGGILARRGDASHEADLIAQDIAPIDVVVVNLYPFRETVADPKVSWDTAIENIDIGGPTMVRSAAKNHAHVAVLTAPDQYDRFVAAMDASGGALTDTVRRQLAVEAFAHTAAYDAAITRWMQSRPESGDTSDPTAADLPWLEALPLRQRLRYGENPHQHASWYSAAKSGWGGAIQLQGKELSTNNLLDLEAALATVREFGYGAHGGHPASRAAAVVVKHTNPCGVAIGDGTAAALSRALDADRVSAFGGIVALNGCVDATAARELTSLFLECVVAPAFAPEAREILAAKANLRLLELSPDSIDSAGHDHVRSILGGVLVQDLDDQPVTSDDWTVATERVPTASEREDLCFAWQLVRHVRSNAIVVAREGQSLGVGAGQMNRVGSAQIALKAAGDRCRGAVLASDGFFPFDDTVRLAAEYGITAVVHPGGSKRDGDSIQACNELGLTMLLTGRRHFLH from the coding sequence ATGGCTCCCATTGCGTTGCTGAGCGTGTCCGATAAGCGCGGACTGGTGCCTCTCGCAGAGGCTTTGCATCACCGCTTCGGCTACCAATTGCTGTCCAGCGGTGGGACAGCCAAGGTGCTCAAAGAGGCTGGTCTGCCTGTCACTCCTGTGGCGGATCACACCGGCGCGCCGGAGATCCTCGGCGGGCGTGTAAAAACGCTGCATCCCCGCATTCATGGCGGCATCCTTGCCCGGCGTGGTGATGCCAGCCATGAAGCCGATCTGATCGCTCAGGACATCGCTCCGATCGATGTTGTGGTAGTCAATCTTTATCCGTTTCGGGAAACGGTTGCTGATCCCAAGGTGAGCTGGGACACCGCAATTGAGAACATCGATATTGGTGGTCCGACGATGGTGCGATCCGCTGCCAAAAATCATGCGCATGTCGCTGTGCTCACCGCCCCGGATCAGTACGACCGCTTTGTGGCTGCGATGGATGCTTCAGGTGGGGCACTCACAGATACTGTTCGTCGCCAGCTTGCTGTGGAGGCTTTTGCGCATACGGCGGCTTATGACGCCGCGATCACTCGATGGATGCAATCCAGGCCGGAGTCAGGAGACACAAGCGATCCCACTGCGGCGGATCTTCCTTGGCTTGAGGCTTTGCCGTTGCGTCAACGGCTGCGATACGGAGAAAACCCCCATCAACACGCCAGCTGGTACAGCGCGGCCAAGTCGGGGTGGGGCGGAGCCATCCAATTGCAAGGCAAAGAGCTCAGCACTAATAATTTGCTAGATCTGGAAGCTGCTCTGGCAACGGTCCGAGAATTCGGCTACGGCGCTCACGGCGGCCACCCCGCTAGTCGCGCTGCAGCTGTTGTGGTGAAACACACCAACCCCTGCGGAGTGGCGATTGGTGACGGTACAGCTGCCGCATTGAGTCGGGCCCTAGATGCGGATCGGGTCAGCGCCTTTGGAGGCATCGTGGCCTTGAACGGTTGTGTTGATGCAACAGCTGCGCGTGAGCTCACGAGCCTGTTCCTGGAGTGTGTCGTTGCACCGGCGTTTGCACCTGAAGCGCGGGAGATCCTGGCTGCCAAAGCCAATCTGCGCTTGTTGGAGCTCTCCCCGGATTCGATTGACTCCGCCGGCCATGATCATGTCCGCAGCATTCTGGGTGGAGTCCTCGTGCAGGATCTCGATGATCAGCCCGTGACTTCGGATGATTGGACTGTGGCCACTGAGCGAGTCCCCACCGCAAGTGAACGCGAAGATCTTTGTTTTGCCTGGCAATTAGTCCGCCATGTGCGTTCCAACGCGATCGTCGTCGCCAGGGAAGGTCAGAGCCTTGGAGTGGGAGCCGGCCAGATGAATAGGGTTGGCTCGGCGCAGATTGCCCTCAAAGCCGCAGGTGATCGCTGTCGGGGAGCGGTGTTGGCTAGCGATGGATTTTTCCCTTTCGACGACACGGTCCGCTTAGCTGCTGAATATGGAATTACAGCTGTGGTCCATCCAGGCGGCAGCAAGCGTGATGGGGATTCAATCCAGGCTTGCAATGAACTTGGCTTGACGATGCTTCTGACAGGTCGTCGTCACTTCCTGCACTGA